In Parasegetibacter sp. NRK P23, the genomic stretch ATTGCCGTCTTTTTTCCAGATCCAGCCGCCATCCCAGGGCGCGTTCTTCGCCGCTTTGGGAGTACCGCTGAAATGAATCGTGATTTTCTGCAGACTTTTCAGTGGAAGAACGGCAGGTAAATCCAGGTAAAAAACGTTGCCGTTACGGGTAAAAGAAACCGCTGTTCCGTTGTGTTCCACTTTATCGATTTGCATCGGTTCCTGGAGGTCGATCTGCATTTTTGTTGGCGTGGAAACCGGTTTGAAAGTGATGGTGTTTGTTCCTGAAATGGTGCGTTTGTCGAAATCGGGTTGTACAGCAATATCATAATGCACCACATCCCACCATATGCGTTCCGGTGTAAGGGAGCCGCGTAAAGTATCCTGTCTGGTGAATTCGGCTTTTGAAAAAACCTGCGCGAAAAGGCAGGCGGGCAGCAACGTGAGCAGAAAAAAGAAACTTTGTTTGAGAAATCGCATAAAAGATTTTCTTTTGAAAAAAAACGGAAGATGCTATCAACCGGGGCTAAAAGTACAACATCTGCATACTATATATTGGTTATCACCAGCTTTTTGGCCATTTTTTGTTTGAATTGCGGGAATAAAAGTATAGGCGGCAAGGGCTATTTCCGGTACAATGAAACCTCCGGTATCGCATCGCTTGATCCCGCTTTTGCCAAGAACCAGAGCATTATGTGGGCCGTGCACCAGTTGTTCAACACCCTGGTGGAAGTGGATAGCACGCTTCAGTTGCAACCATCGCTCGCTACACGATGGGAAATTTCACCGGATGGCAGAACCTACACCTTCTCGCTCCGCAACGATGTCTTCTTTCACGACCACCCTGTTTTTCCCGGGGGAAAGGGCCGGAAAATGACGGCGGATGATGTGGTTTTTTCACTGCAAAGAATTGTGGATCCAGCCACCGCGAGCAGCGGAGCCTGGATATTCAACAATAAGATAGATACCATACACCCCTTCACCGCCATAAACGATACAACTTTTCAACTGAAACTGCTGCAACCGTTCCGCCCCATGCTGGGTATACTGAGCATGCAATATTGTTCTGTTGTTCCAAAAGAGATCGTTCAACATTATGGCCGCGATTTCAGAAGGAATCCCGTGGGAACCGGTCCTTTTTCCTTCGGATTCTGGGAAGAAGGGCAGGCGCTCGTACTTAGAAAGCATCCACGGTACTTTGAAAAAGATGAAGCGGGCGTACAACTCCCATACCTGGACGGCATCCAGGTTTCTTTCCTCGACAACAAAGCCGCGGAGTTCCTGGAGTTCCGCCAGCAGCGCTTGCATTTCATCAACGACATTGAATCCTCTTTCAAAGATGAAGTGCTTACCAAAGCAGGCACATTGCGCAAAGCGTGGGAGGGAAAAATAACAATGCATAAGCACCCGTATTTAAACATAGAATACCTCGGTATTTTTCAGGATACGGCAACCGGGAATAACCCGCTCCGCCAAAAGAAAGTACGGCAGGCCATCAACTATGCTTTCGACCGGGAAAAAATGATGCTCTACCTGCGCAACTCCATCGGGACCGCTGCCCATGCCGGTTTTGTACCAATGGGATTGCCTTCTTTTGATGCCAGACTGGTGAAAGGATATTCCTATGATCCCAGAATGGCCAGGAAACTTTTAGAAGAAGCCGGGTATGGAAACGGAAAACAAATGCCTGCCATTAAACTGCTCACCATCCCGATCTATACCGACCTGGCGGCGTTCATTGCCACTGAACTGGGGGAGGCCGGTATTCCCGTTCAGGTGGAAACCGTTCAGAAAAGCCTGTTGCTGGAAATGACCGCTAATGGGAGGGCACCGTTTTTTCGCGGCAGCTGGATTGCTGATTATCCGGATGCGGAGAATTACCTGTCTGTTTTCTATGGAAAAAATCCAGCGCCGCCCAACTATACACGGTTCCGGAACAGCAGGTATGACGCGCTTTTTGAGAAAGCTGTAGGGGAGAACAACGATTCTCTGCGTTATGAACTGTACCGGGAAATGGACCGCATCATCGTGGAAGAAGCGCCCGTGGTGCCTTTGTGGTACGATATGGTATTGCACCTTGTTCAGCATGGCGTAAAAGGCTTTCGGCCCAATGCGCTTAACCTGCTGGAATTAAGAAGGTGTACCCTTGATCAGTAGCTTATCTTTTCAGTTTCTCCTTAAAGGCTTTCTGAAACTTCTCCATTTTCGGGCGGATCACAAAGTTGCAATAGGGCTGTGAACCATTGTTGGTATAATAATCCTGGTGGTATTGTTCCGCGGCGTAAAAATTAATCAGCGGAGAAATTTCGGTTACGATGGGCGCGTTGAAAGCCCCGGCTTTATCGAGTTCTTTCTTGTAATGCTCCGCCTTAAGTTTCTGTTCCTCATCTTTATAAAAAATCGCGGAACGGTACTGCGGCCCCACATCGTTGCCCTGGCGGTTCAAAGTAGTAGGATCATGCGTTTGCCAGAATACTTCGAGCAGTTCATCAAAACTGATCACTGCGGGATCGTACACCAGTTGCACCACTTCCGCATGACCGGTATTCTTTTCACAAACCTGCTCGTACGTAGGATTTTTAACGTGCCCGCCGGAATAACCGGAAGTAACTTTCAAAACGCCTTCCAATTGTTCAAAAACCGCTTCGGTACACCAGAAGCAGCCGGTGCCAAAAGTTGCGGTATCCGTATTCACGGCGCCTTCAGGATTGAATGATGTCGTCATTGTTTTGTATGCGTTTTCTCTCTGTGCACAGGATGGGACCAGCCAGGCGGCGAGTCCCGAAAATACAATAAGTACGGTCCAAAGACCTGCGTTCTGATAATACCTCATAATCTTCACATTTACCAAACAGGTAGCACCAATATCCGTGCAAAGTTAGTCCTATTGGTAGCGGCGGTTAGTTAAATTAAACTATAAAAGCAGTTTTTACAAAAGGTTTAACAGGCAACGAATATACACAATTACACTTATGCACCGTTTTTCACCCGTTCTAAAATCAGTATTTTTGCGCCACAACAGACCTACAGATGAAACTTTTCCCGGAATCGGCAGCCGTGCAGTTGGAATTCGACAAGATCAGATCGCTTGTGCACCAGTATTGTAAAACAGAGTACGGAAAAACAAGGGCCGATGAACTCAGGATCCACACCCATCGCCGCTTTATTGAACCTGAACTGAAACAGACCGATGAGTACCGCCTCATCCTGGCCAGGGGATTGTATTTCCCCAATGATTTCACGCAGAACATCCGTAAGGACCTGAAACTGCTTTCTATTCCCGGGGCCGTATTGGTGGGCGATCAGTTCATGCATATCCGTAAACTGGCCGATAGCATGGAGCAGATTTTCCGCTGGTTTGATACGGAAAGAAGGCAGGAGTACTGGGCCATGGCGAAGCTGCTGGAAGGAACGCATTACGAGAAGGCCATCATCAAACTGATTGATGAGATACTAGATGAACATGGCCAGGTAAAAGACAATGCATCACCTGAACTGGCTGATATCCGGCTCAACCTGTACCGGAAAAGAAATGATCTCCGCAGGGTTTTCGAAAGGATTATTTCCAAATTGAACAAGCAGGGCTACCTGGCCGATATTGAAGAGGCTTTCCTGAATGGCAGAAGGGTAGTGGCTGTGTTCGCGGAGCAGAAAAGAATGATCAAAGGCATCCTGCACGGAGAGTCAGATACACGCAGAACGGCTTTCATTGAACCCGAAGAAACCATTTCGCTCAACAACGAGATTTTCAGCCTGGAAAATGAAGAGAGCCGGGAAGTGAACCGTATCCTCCGGCAACTTACACAACGTGTCGCGGTATTCGCGGATCTTTTGAAGACCTATCATGACCTTATCGGCGAATACGATTACATCCGTGCCAAAGCCAGGCTTGCGCTGGATATGAACGGTGTTTTTCCCCAACTCTCTGATAAGTCGGTGATCGATATTGAACGGGCCTACCATCCGCTTTTATTTATCTACAATAAAAAATCCGGTAAAGATACCGTTCCCGTTACCCTGAAGCTGGACGAAAAAGAAAGGATACTGGTAATTTCCGGTCCGAATGCCGGCGGTAAAACGGTGGCCATGAAAACCGTTGGCCTGCTTCAGATCATGTTGCAAAGCGGGTTGCTGGTACCGGTGCGTGAAACCTCCACTTTCGGCATCTTCCGTCAGTTGATGATCCATATCGGTGATACCCAGAGCCTGGAATTTGAACTGAGTACCTACAGTTCGCACCTCCGCCACATGAAGCATTTCATAGAAACGGCCAACGGAAGAACACTTTTTTTCATCGATGAACTCGGAAGCGGCAGTGATCCCAACCTGGGTGGCGCCTTCGCTGAAGTGATTATGGAAGAACTGGCCAGGAAACACGCGATGGGCATTGTTACCACCCACTACCTCAACCTGAAGGTGATGGCTAATAAGGTGCCCGGCATCATCAACGGTGCCATGGCCTTCGACGAAGAGAACCTGCTTCCCTTATACCGCCTCATCATCGGAAAACCAGGATCGTCTTACACCTTCTCCATCGCGCAGCGCATCGGACTTCATCCCGCGCTCATCAACCGTGCCCGGAAAATGGTGGATGAAGAGCATTTCCGCCTCGATAAATTGCTGAACCGTACCGAACAGGACCTGCGCCAGGTAGAAGAAAAGGAAAAACAACTGAACCAATTGCTGAAAGAGAACGAACGCCTTAAAAAGCAGATGGAACAAGTGTTGGATAAAGAGAAGCACCGTCAGCAGGTGGAACTCCTCAAACAACAGAACCGCATCACCGAGGACCGGATCGCTTACCTCAAAGACATGGAGCGCAAGCTCCGCCACATCGTTTTGGACTGGAAAAAGGCCGAAGACAAAAACGAGGTACTCAAACAACTGCACGCCCTGCTGTTCAAACAACAGGACAACCACAAAAGCGAAAAAGTGCGCAAGCGGCTG encodes the following:
- a CDS encoding endonuclease MutS2 — protein: MKLFPESAAVQLEFDKIRSLVHQYCKTEYGKTRADELRIHTHRRFIEPELKQTDEYRLILARGLYFPNDFTQNIRKDLKLLSIPGAVLVGDQFMHIRKLADSMEQIFRWFDTERRQEYWAMAKLLEGTHYEKAIIKLIDEILDEHGQVKDNASPELADIRLNLYRKRNDLRRVFERIISKLNKQGYLADIEEAFLNGRRVVAVFAEQKRMIKGILHGESDTRRTAFIEPEETISLNNEIFSLENEESREVNRILRQLTQRVAVFADLLKTYHDLIGEYDYIRAKARLALDMNGVFPQLSDKSVIDIERAYHPLLFIYNKKSGKDTVPVTLKLDEKERILVISGPNAGGKTVAMKTVGLLQIMLQSGLLVPVRETSTFGIFRQLMIHIGDTQSLEFELSTYSSHLRHMKHFIETANGRTLFFIDELGSGSDPNLGGAFAEVIMEELARKHAMGIVTTHYLNLKVMANKVPGIINGAMAFDEENLLPLYRLIIGKPGSSYTFSIAQRIGLHPALINRARKMVDEEHFRLDKLLNRTEQDLRQVEEKEKQLNQLLKENERLKKQMEQVLDKEKHRQQVELLKQQNRITEDRIAYLKDMERKLRHIVLDWKKAEDKNEVLKQLHALLFKQQDNHKSEKVRKRLDARYEDLTEQPIVVGVKARMKKGHQVGVVKEIRGKKAVLQVGVLPITVDVESLIAVRDRPQEEINT
- the msrA gene encoding peptide-methionine (S)-S-oxide reductase MsrA — encoded protein: MTTSFNPEGAVNTDTATFGTGCFWCTEAVFEQLEGVLKVTSGYSGGHVKNPTYEQVCEKNTGHAEVVQLVYDPAVISFDELLEVFWQTHDPTTLNRQGNDVGPQYRSAIFYKDEEQKLKAEHYKKELDKAGAFNAPIVTEISPLINFYAAEQYHQDYYTNNGSQPYCNFVIRPKMEKFQKAFKEKLKR
- a CDS encoding ABC transporter substrate-binding protein → MAIFCLNCGNKSIGGKGYFRYNETSGIASLDPAFAKNQSIMWAVHQLFNTLVEVDSTLQLQPSLATRWEISPDGRTYTFSLRNDVFFHDHPVFPGGKGRKMTADDVVFSLQRIVDPATASSGAWIFNNKIDTIHPFTAINDTTFQLKLLQPFRPMLGILSMQYCSVVPKEIVQHYGRDFRRNPVGTGPFSFGFWEEGQALVLRKHPRYFEKDEAGVQLPYLDGIQVSFLDNKAAEFLEFRQQRLHFINDIESSFKDEVLTKAGTLRKAWEGKITMHKHPYLNIEYLGIFQDTATGNNPLRQKKVRQAINYAFDREKMMLYLRNSIGTAAHAGFVPMGLPSFDARLVKGYSYDPRMARKLLEEAGYGNGKQMPAIKLLTIPIYTDLAAFIATELGEAGIPVQVETVQKSLLLEMTANGRAPFFRGSWIADYPDAENYLSVFYGKNPAPPNYTRFRNSRYDALFEKAVGENNDSLRYELYREMDRIIVEEAPVVPLWYDMVLHLVQHGVKGFRPNALNLLELRRCTLDQ